The following coding sequences are from one Thermoplasmata archaeon window:
- a CDS encoding metal-dependent hydrolase, producing the protein MDFFTHLLFGFLVSSWVSGNFYNPYVILGSLLAVLPDFDIFLFPLWRRFPFTSHHGITHTAIFVIVGSPVVALLAKFLFWGELNLVLATAIMLLCGLLHLGCDALTNWGTPVFYPLSKKYYNLSVDVAVNVYLMLGFFVAVLFLALVRFRYITFLNMEMASGILGALYLTYFGFRSATKLYFRKKFGKEFALLPTEKPWHWRMARRLENEKEIVVGIRNSEGLKEYRIPKFRGEKIEIRSCEDMVYTYHLPEVQSHLSVFRFPYYKLNCSNGVWEIVWYVAEMHPRMNLRVEYRDGKFTVRSWW; encoded by the coding sequence ATGGACTTTTTTACGCATTTGCTGTTTGGCTTCCTTGTTTCCTCCTGGGTTTCTGGAAATTTTTACAATCCATATGTAATTCTTGGTTCTTTACTTGCAGTCCTCCCTGACTTTGACATTTTTCTTTTTCCGCTCTGGCGAAGGTTTCCGTTTACATCACACCATGGAATCACGCACACTGCGATTTTTGTGATTGTTGGTTCCCCAGTAGTTGCTTTACTTGCAAAATTCCTGTTCTGGGGAGAGTTAAACCTGGTGCTTGCAACAGCCATCATGCTGCTCTGTGGTTTGCTGCATCTGGGTTGCGATGCCCTCACGAACTGGGGAACACCAGTGTTCTATCCGCTTTCAAAAAAATATTACAATCTGAGTGTGGATGTGGCTGTCAATGTCTATCTCATGCTCGGATTTTTTGTTGCCGTGCTGTTTCTTGCCCTAGTGCGCTTTCGCTACATCACATTTCTGAACATGGAAATGGCTTCTGGGATTCTTGGTGCTCTTTACCTCACCTACTTTGGCTTTCGCAGTGCAACTAAGCTTTACTTCAGGAAAAAGTTCGGAAAGGAATTTGCGTTGCTCCCTACAGAAAAACCCTGGCACTGGCGAATGGCAAGGCGTTTGGAGAACGAGAAAGAAATTGTTGTGGGCATCAGAAACAGCGAGGGGCTGAAGGAATACAGAATTCCTAAATTTAGAGGAGAAAAAATTGAAATAAGGTCTTGTGAGGACATGGTTTACACATACCATTTACCTGAAGTCCAGAGCCATCTAAGCGTTTTTAGATTTCCATACTACAAGTTGAACTGCAGCAATGGGGTCTGGGAAATTGTCTGGTATGTGGCAGAGATGCACCCAAGGATGAATCTGAGAGTGGAATACCGAGATGGAAAGTTTACGGTGCGGTCTTGGTGGTAA
- a CDS encoding RidA family protein, protein MKPDEKFKQLCGELDVAPAGNYIPCVRSGKLLFVSGMLPRTKEGLSHKGKLGVLSKEDGYVAARNAVIYGLHAVRKELGTLASVSRVLSITVFVNSLPEFTEIPFVANGASDFLVEVFGEMGKHARTAVGVASLPLDAAVEINMVLELRE, encoded by the coding sequence TTGAAACCAGACGAGAAGTTCAAACAGCTTTGTGGGGAACTTGATGTAGCACCAGCTGGCAATTATATTCCATGCGTTAGAAGTGGTAAGTTGCTGTTTGTGAGTGGGATGCTGCCTCGCACCAAAGAGGGGCTCAGTCACAAAGGGAAACTTGGTGTGCTATCAAAGGAAGATGGCTATGTGGCTGCGAGAAATGCAGTAATTTATGGGTTGCATGCGGTGCGAAAAGAACTTGGAACGCTGGCTTCGGTGAGCAGAGTACTTAGCATTACAGTGTTCGTGAACTCTTTGCCAGAATTTACAGAGATTCCTTTTGTGGCAAATGGGGCATCTGATTTTCTAGTTGAGGTCTTTGGAGAAATGGGAAAGCATGCCAGAACTGCAGTAGGTGTGGCGTCCTTGCCCTTAGATGCTGCAGTTGAAATCAACATGGTGCTGGAACTCAGGGAGTAA
- a CDS encoding flavin reductase family protein — protein MEINLNEAYRLFPAFPLALVTCGQYENTNIITIGMCHIFSFSPPLIGIGVAPKRHSFKLLKEHKEFVVNLPTKNLAEAVMKCGSTSGRNVEKFSHAGLTKIPSKKVSTASIKECPLRFECITKQECETGDHIWFVGEIVHCEAENYNKEDLLLYWGGEFRVPGNVVMKRA, from the coding sequence ATGGAGATAAATCTGAACGAAGCATACAGATTGTTCCCAGCGTTTCCACTGGCTCTCGTGACCTGCGGGCAATACGAGAATACAAACATTATCACGATTGGAATGTGCCACATCTTTTCTTTTTCCCCTCCTTTAATTGGAATTGGTGTTGCTCCTAAAAGACACTCATTTAAACTATTGAAGGAACATAAGGAATTTGTGGTTAATCTTCCGACAAAAAATCTGGCAGAGGCAGTGATGAAATGCGGAAGCACAAGCGGGAGAAATGTTGAGAAATTTAGCCACGCTGGACTTACAAAAATTCCAAGCAAAAAAGTGAGCACAGCATCAATCAAAGAATGCCCGCTGCGATTTGAGTGCATAACGAAGCAGGAATGTGAAACAGGAGACCACATTTGGTTCGTTGGAGAGATTGTGCATTGTGAGGCAGAGAATTACAACAAGGAGGACTTGCTGCTGTACTGGGGTGGCGAATTTAGGGTGCCTGGGAATGTGGTGATGAAACGAGCATAA
- a CDS encoding benzoate-CoA ligase family protein, with translation MGFNYDEEVKNWKWDIPEKYNMGYDCVDKHAEGKNRNKVALFWENEQGKAERYTFLEMKNLSNKFGNVLRNLGLKKGDRFLMRLPNIPQFQVVFIGGVKIGAVPIPSSTMFKGHEVEYRINDSAAVAVVTTPEFVKEVEEIRDKCPTLKHVIVVGEPQNEKQLSFDALMKSASRHLVLEDTRSTDMAFFCYTSGTTGMPKGAVHLHRWVIGNDPGSKYWQAYKEDDIVAHTGQLNWIYPLGNGFLYAWRHGVSTFIYEGRFDPERWFQLLEKYQITTLDSVPTAYRMFLTVKDAEKRYDLSALRHCISAGEPLNPEVIQEWKRRFGLEIYDGIGMTEVMVYLSNMPGLEIRPGSCGKPQPGHKCAIVDSEGRVLPPGEEGTLAVSADDPGLFKEYWNKPDKTAECFKNGWFLSGDTLSYDEDGYFWFRGRGDDLIKASGYRISPFEVESTLIEHPAVLEAAAVASPDEMRGNVVKAFIVLKPGYTPSEQLAKEIQEFAKEHSAPYKYPRLIEFVKELPKTQSGKIKRKELREKEFAKVKKQG, from the coding sequence ATGGGATTCAACTACGATGAGGAAGTCAAGAATTGGAAGTGGGACATTCCAGAGAAATACAACATGGGCTACGATTGCGTTGACAAACATGCAGAAGGAAAAAACAGAAACAAGGTTGCATTGTTCTGGGAAAACGAACAGGGAAAAGCCGAGAGGTACACATTCCTTGAAATGAAAAATCTTTCCAACAAATTTGGAAATGTGCTGCGAAATCTGGGCTTGAAGAAAGGAGATAGATTCCTGATGCGGCTCCCGAACATTCCTCAGTTCCAGGTTGTTTTTATTGGTGGTGTGAAAATAGGTGCCGTGCCAATACCATCCAGCACAATGTTCAAGGGTCACGAGGTGGAGTATAGAATCAACGACAGTGCTGCAGTGGCTGTGGTCACAACACCAGAATTCGTGAAAGAGGTTGAGGAAATAAGGGACAAATGCCCCACACTAAAGCATGTGATTGTTGTTGGTGAACCCCAAAATGAGAAACAACTTTCGTTTGATGCATTGATGAAATCTGCAAGTCGCCACCTTGTGCTTGAGGACACACGAAGCACAGACATGGCGTTCTTCTGCTATACATCAGGCACTACAGGAATGCCAAAGGGTGCTGTCCATCTCCACAGGTGGGTGATTGGAAACGACCCCGGCTCCAAATACTGGCAAGCATACAAAGAAGATGACATTGTGGCCCATACTGGACAGCTAAACTGGATTTATCCCCTGGGTAATGGCTTCCTCTATGCATGGAGACACGGCGTAAGCACTTTTATCTATGAAGGCCGCTTCGATCCAGAGCGCTGGTTCCAATTGCTTGAAAAGTATCAAATCACAACTCTGGACTCAGTACCTACTGCATACAGAATGTTTCTCACTGTTAAGGATGCTGAGAAGAGGTATGACCTTTCAGCTCTAAGGCACTGCATAAGTGCTGGAGAACCATTGAACCCAGAAGTGATTCAGGAATGGAAACGCAGGTTCGGGCTTGAAATTTACGACGGGATTGGAATGACTGAGGTGATGGTTTACCTTTCAAACATGCCTGGACTTGAGATTCGCCCAGGTTCATGTGGGAAGCCCCAGCCCGGACACAAATGTGCAATTGTTGACTCTGAGGGAAGGGTTCTGCCGCCTGGGGAGGAAGGCACACTTGCAGTGAGTGCTGATGACCCTGGCTTGTTTAAGGAATACTGGAATAAACCTGATAAAACTGCAGAGTGCTTCAAGAATGGCTGGTTCCTCAGCGGTGACACGCTCAGTTATGACGAAGATGGCTATTTCTGGTTCAGAGGAAGGGGTGACGACCTTATCAAAGCATCTGGCTACAGAATCTCGCCATTTGAAGTTGAGAGCACCCTGATAGAGCATCCTGCAGTGCTTGAGGCGGCAGCAGTTGCAAGCCCTGATGAAATGCGTGGTAATGTTGTGAAGGCATTTATCGTGCTTAAGCCGGGCTACACGCCAAGCGAACAACTTGCAAAGGAAATTCAGGAGTTTGCGAAGGAGCATTCCGCACCTTACAAATACCCACGTCTCATTGAATTCGTGAAGGAATTACCAAAGACCCAGAGCGGAAAGATTAAGCGAAAAGAACTGCGGGAAAAAGAGTTTGCAAAAGTGAAAAAACAGGGTTGA
- the acs gene encoding acetate--CoA ligase has protein sequence MSEETLSTLLKEERKFLPSKEVIAKATVKDWEKVISEAEANPLKFWEEAANELEWFQKWEKVLDDSNKPFFKWFAGAKCNITVNALDRHLSARANKVAILFEGEPGDVRKITYGELYKEVCKFANALKKLGVKKGDRVTTYLPNIPEQAITMLACARIGAMHSVVYAGFSKEALRDRIIDAEAKVVVTADGTFRRGKTIQLKPTVDEAVAACPSVEKVIVVKRANADVKMQPGKDYWFHELVANESAECKAEVMEATDPLFVLYTSGTTGKPKGVVHVHGGYMVGVHRTMKWIFDIKEEDIYWCTADPGWITGHSYIVYGPLMVGTTTIMSEAVPDYPQPDRWWSMVEKHKVSVFYTAPTAIRAMMKNGEEWPNKHDLSSLRLLGSVGEPINPEAWHWYYRVIGKEKCPIMDTWWQTETGMILITPLPVSPLKPGSATKPFPGIIADIVDSSGKSLPPNQGGFLVIKTPWPAMMATIYKDPDRYVQTYWKKLPGDFYVAGDVARKDEDGYFWVQGRADDVLKISGHRIGTMEVESAFVSHPAVAEAAVVGVPDEVKGEVIKAYVILKAGQKPSTELAEDIKKHVRKELGPVAVIKDIEFRDKLPKTRSGKIMRRVLKAEATGKPIGDITTLED, from the coding sequence ATGTCAGAAGAAACATTATCCACACTGTTGAAGGAAGAAAGGAAGTTCCTGCCAAGCAAGGAAGTAATTGCAAAAGCCACTGTGAAGGACTGGGAAAAGGTTATCAGTGAGGCAGAAGCAAATCCCCTGAAATTCTGGGAGGAAGCGGCTAACGAACTTGAATGGTTCCAGAAATGGGAAAAAGTCCTTGATGATTCGAACAAACCGTTTTTCAAATGGTTTGCTGGTGCAAAATGCAACATCACGGTTAACGCTCTTGATAGACACTTAAGCGCAAGAGCAAACAAGGTTGCAATTCTTTTTGAAGGTGAACCAGGCGATGTGCGAAAAATCACATATGGAGAACTATACAAAGAAGTGTGTAAGTTTGCAAATGCTCTAAAGAAACTCGGTGTGAAAAAAGGAGACAGGGTCACAACATACCTTCCCAACATTCCAGAGCAGGCAATCACGATGCTTGCATGTGCAAGAATAGGCGCAATGCACAGCGTGGTTTATGCGGGTTTCAGCAAGGAGGCGCTGCGAGATAGAATTATAGATGCAGAGGCAAAGGTTGTGGTCACAGCAGATGGTACATTCAGAAGAGGAAAGACGATCCAGCTCAAGCCCACCGTAGATGAGGCAGTAGCTGCATGCCCAAGTGTTGAGAAGGTTATTGTAGTGAAACGGGCTAATGCAGATGTAAAGATGCAGCCAGGAAAGGATTACTGGTTCCACGAATTAGTTGCTAATGAGAGTGCTGAGTGTAAGGCGGAAGTTATGGAGGCAACTGATCCTCTCTTTGTTCTCTACACTTCAGGCACCACAGGAAAGCCGAAAGGCGTTGTCCATGTGCATGGCGGTTACATGGTTGGTGTCCACCGCACTATGAAATGGATTTTTGACATCAAGGAAGAGGATATTTACTGGTGCACTGCAGACCCCGGCTGGATTACAGGTCATAGTTACATTGTTTATGGCCCATTGATGGTGGGCACTACTACGATAATGTCGGAAGCAGTACCCGATTACCCACAGCCAGATAGATGGTGGTCCATGGTAGAGAAACACAAAGTCTCAGTTTTCTACACGGCGCCAACAGCAATCCGTGCAATGATGAAGAATGGCGAGGAATGGCCCAACAAACATGACTTGAGCAGCTTGCGATTGTTGGGTTCTGTAGGAGAACCTATAAACCCTGAGGCATGGCACTGGTATTATAGAGTCATAGGAAAAGAGAAATGCCCAATTATGGACACATGGTGGCAAACCGAAACTGGGATGATATTGATCACGCCATTGCCTGTCTCACCCCTTAAACCTGGCTCTGCAACGAAGCCATTCCCGGGCATCATTGCAGACATTGTTGATAGCAGCGGGAAATCCCTACCACCAAATCAGGGTGGCTTCCTAGTAATTAAAACACCTTGGCCAGCCATGATGGCAACAATTTACAAAGACCCAGATAGGTATGTACAGACATACTGGAAGAAACTGCCTGGCGATTTCTATGTGGCTGGAGATGTGGCAAGAAAAGACGAAGATGGTTATTTCTGGGTGCAGGGCAGAGCTGACGATGTGCTCAAAATCTCTGGCCACAGGATTGGTACGATGGAAGTAGAGAGCGCATTTGTAAGTCATCCTGCAGTGGCTGAAGCTGCGGTAGTTGGTGTGCCTGATGAAGTGAAGGGTGAAGTAATAAAGGCATATGTGATTCTGAAAGCAGGGCAGAAACCTTCAACTGAGCTCGCTGAAGACATAAAGAAGCATGTCAGAAAAGAACTCGGCCCAGTTGCTGTAATCAAGGACATTGAGTTCAGGGACAAGCTACCAAAGACAAGAAGCGGAAAGATTATGAGAAGAGTGCTGAAGGCAGAGGCAACTGGCAAACCAATAGGAGACATTACTACCCTGGAAGATTAA